In one Pseudomonas sp. 31-12 genomic region, the following are encoded:
- a CDS encoding Rieske 2Fe-2S domain-containing protein translates to MNNTLELPVSVDPGIGKRTRVQADGRYIALFNVEGRIYAIDDSCPHNGASLLFGQVDGCWVQCPAHGLRFDLATGCMRGGGLNVRTYPVEVAEDCIRITLPTPITRHQ, encoded by the coding sequence ATGAACAACACCCTGGAACTGCCGGTCTCTGTCGATCCGGGTATCGGAAAGCGCACGCGCGTGCAGGCCGACGGTCGCTATATCGCGTTGTTCAATGTCGAAGGCCGGATTTACGCCATCGACGACAGCTGCCCGCACAACGGCGCCTCGTTGTTGTTCGGCCAAGTCGATGGTTGCTGGGTGCAGTGCCCTGCCCATGGCCTGCGTTTCGACCTGGCCACCGGCTGCATGCGCGGTGGCGGGTTGAATGTACGCACCTATCCCGTCGAGGTTGCCGAGGACTGCATTCGAATCACCCTACCCACTCCAATCACCCGCCACCAATAA
- a CDS encoding YCF48-related protein has translation MGSCNKKIAPLVLGMLLGLLQGGALASTYVDVLDLPAQSSALAARSPLLGVVQAGQRLVTVGQRGHILYSDDVGQNWQQAAVPVSSDLTAVSCPSATQGWAVGNDGVVLHSSDAGVTWTRQLDGRQIGELIFKHYTALAEAEPDNEQWAVLAADGQRWIEEGADKPLLDVWFANDKLGYAIGVFNLILRTEDGGQHWVPFQDRTDNPQGFHLNAITYTGDALYIVGEQGLLLKWDDNAQRFAAVATPYQGSFFGVVGQPGEVLVYGLRGHVFRSTDGGLSWARLDSGLQVSVTAATLDADGHFRLFTQAGHMLMSRGGNAALQLMPQAGQTPVAGAALAGNGPLVLVGGRGVRTLSVE, from the coding sequence ATGGGCTCCTGTAACAAGAAGATCGCGCCACTGGTGCTGGGAATGCTGCTGGGGTTGCTGCAGGGCGGCGCGCTGGCATCGACCTACGTTGACGTGCTGGATTTGCCGGCCCAGTCGAGTGCCCTGGCGGCGCGCAGTCCCTTGCTGGGTGTTGTCCAGGCGGGGCAGCGTCTGGTCACAGTGGGGCAGCGCGGACACATTCTTTATTCCGATGACGTCGGACAGAACTGGCAGCAGGCCGCAGTACCGGTCAGCTCCGATCTCACGGCGGTGAGTTGTCCTTCGGCCACCCAAGGCTGGGCGGTCGGCAACGATGGCGTGGTGTTGCACAGCAGCGATGCCGGTGTCACCTGGACCCGACAACTTGACGGCCGCCAGATCGGCGAGCTGATATTCAAGCATTACACCGCTCTGGCGGAGGCTGAACCGGACAACGAACAGTGGGCCGTGCTGGCCGCTGATGGCCAGCGGTGGATCGAGGAGGGCGCCGACAAACCGTTGCTCGACGTCTGGTTCGCCAACGACAAACTCGGTTATGCGATCGGGGTGTTCAACCTGATCCTGCGCACCGAAGACGGTGGACAGCACTGGGTTCCGTTTCAGGATCGCACCGACAACCCGCAAGGCTTTCACCTCAACGCCATCACCTACACGGGCGATGCGCTCTACATCGTCGGCGAACAAGGTCTGCTGCTCAAATGGGATGACAACGCCCAACGCTTCGCAGCCGTTGCGACACCCTATCAAGGCAGCTTTTTCGGCGTAGTCGGCCAGCCTGGCGAAGTGCTCGTCTATGGCCTGCGCGGGCATGTGTTTCGCAGCACCGATGGCGGGCTGAGCTGGGCCCGGCTCGATAGCGGCCTACAGGTCAGCGTCACCGCTGCCACGCTGGACGCCGATGGCCATTTCCGCCTGTTCACCCAGGCCGGGCACATGCTCATGAGCCGAGGCGGCAATGCCGCGCTGCAATTGATGCCGCAGGCCGGGCAAACGCCGGTCGCCGGTGCAGCATTGGCCGGCAATGGTCCGCTGGTGCTGGTCGGTGGCCGCGGTGTGCGTACGCTGTCCGTCGAATAA
- a CDS encoding DUF1302 domain-containing protein, which yields MKSRNLCARRQLLATAILASSLPAAHAVELDMGSEDWSIRFDNTVKYNYGVRTESADKRILGTPNSNDGDYNFRKAGTNITNRVDLLTELDVIYQNKTGFRVSTASWYDKAYDNTGSNSNPFVNGNDEYSSISGFGGRPVAPAIFGSPHLSNYAQRYYSGPSGEVLDAFVFYNTQVGDDSQLSIKAGQHNVFWGETVLNPVHSLSYGQASLDLAKAAASPGTEAKELFVPRNQISSTFTLTPELTFGAQYFLDWEGARLPEAGTFYSGSDVVGFGAQSFLLGHTGGAGLAGPNGTLTTVRRGHDYTPDNRGDWGLMLKWSPEWLDGTLSAYYRKTSDILPQAVLDTRGLTSVGGVAGLRNSIGTATYEFAYGDDIDIYGLSLSKEVGGVSVGSDLNIRHNMPLASIPAIISAPGPGGLQAGLGLLPARSAGTGVITDVPRDGDSLAATGDTLHWTINGLVAIADTPLFDSATLLGELYYSNLLSLDSKNKALYKGEDTYRGIDQPTRDNWGIAVNFTPTWYQVFPGVDLSAPMSVNVGIDGVSPVVAGGAEDAGNYAVGVSAAIYNKYYVDLKYVDAFGKTTDCDDGANDGSTPNALDGTQRYTCYAGGLASASGSGATEDRGALYLTLKTTF from the coding sequence ATGAAGAGTCGCAATCTCTGCGCGCGGCGCCAACTGCTCGCCACCGCTATCCTGGCCTCGAGTCTGCCGGCCGCCCACGCTGTCGAGTTGGATATGGGCAGCGAGGACTGGTCCATTCGTTTCGACAACACCGTCAAATACAACTATGGCGTGCGTACGGAGAGTGCCGACAAGCGCATTCTGGGGACGCCCAATAGCAACGACGGTGATTACAACTTCCGCAAGGCCGGCACCAACATCACCAACCGTGTCGACCTGTTAACCGAACTGGATGTGATCTACCAGAACAAAACCGGCTTTCGTGTCAGCACCGCCAGTTGGTACGACAAGGCTTATGACAACACCGGCTCGAACTCCAACCCGTTCGTGAACGGCAACGATGAATACTCGTCGATTTCCGGGTTTGGCGGGCGTCCGGTGGCACCGGCCATTTTCGGCAGCCCGCACCTGAGCAACTATGCCCAGCGCTACTACAGCGGGCCGTCCGGCGAAGTGCTCGATGCCTTCGTGTTCTACAACACCCAGGTGGGCGACGATTCCCAGCTCAGTATCAAGGCCGGTCAACACAACGTGTTCTGGGGCGAGACGGTACTCAACCCGGTGCACTCGCTGAGCTATGGCCAGGCATCACTCGACTTGGCCAAGGCGGCGGCTTCGCCCGGTACCGAAGCTAAGGAACTGTTCGTTCCGCGCAACCAGATTTCCAGCACCTTCACCCTCACTCCCGAACTGACCTTCGGCGCCCAGTATTTCCTGGATTGGGAAGGTGCTCGCCTGCCTGAGGCCGGTACGTTCTATAGCGGTTCCGACGTGGTCGGCTTCGGTGCGCAGTCGTTCCTGCTAGGGCATACCGGCGGCGCGGGGCTGGCGGGGCCGAACGGCACCCTGACCACCGTTCGGCGCGGACATGACTACACCCCGGACAATCGCGGTGATTGGGGCCTGATGCTCAAATGGTCGCCCGAGTGGCTGGACGGGACGCTGAGTGCGTACTACCGCAAGACCTCGGACATTCTCCCGCAAGCCGTCCTCGATACCCGGGGCCTGACCAGCGTGGGCGGGGTCGCGGGGCTGCGTAACTCGATCGGTACCGCCACCTATGAATTCGCCTATGGCGATGACATCGATATCTACGGCCTGAGCCTGTCCAAGGAAGTGGGCGGGGTCAGCGTTGGCAGTGATTTGAACATTCGCCACAACATGCCGCTGGCCAGTATTCCGGCGATCATCAGTGCCCCGGGGCCTGGCGGCTTGCAGGCGGGTCTTGGCTTGCTCCCGGCACGTAGCGCGGGTACCGGCGTAATCACCGATGTGCCACGGGACGGTGACAGCCTGGCCGCCACGGGCGACACGCTGCACTGGACCATCAATGGCCTGGTGGCAATCGCCGACACGCCGCTGTTCGATTCCGCCACGTTGTTGGGCGAGCTGTACTACAGCAACCTGCTGAGCCTCGATAGCAAAAACAAGGCGCTCTACAAGGGCGAGGACACCTATCGCGGCATCGACCAACCCACCCGTGACAACTGGGGCATCGCCGTCAACTTCACACCAACCTGGTATCAGGTGTTTCCCGGTGTGGACCTGAGCGCTCCGATGTCGGTCAACGTCGGTATCGACGGTGTTTCACCTGTGGTAGCGGGCGGCGCGGAAGATGCCGGCAACTACGCCGTCGGGGTGAGCGCTGCGATCTACAACAAGTATTACGTCGACCTCAAGTACGTCGACGCCTTCGGCAAAACCACTGACTGCGACGACGGCGCAAACGATGGTTCGACCCCTAACGCCCTTGACGGCACACAGCGCTACACCTGCTACGCGGGCGGTCTGGCGTCGGCGTCCGGCTCCGGTGCCACCGAGGATCGGGGTGCGCTTTACCTGACCCTGAAAACCACCTTCTGA
- a CDS encoding MFS transporter codes for MEVRSDTWRRVARPYAWVVFALTFGLLLSDFMSRQVLTVVFPQLKAEWGLSDSELGALSGVVAIAVGVLAFPLSVVADRLGRIRSLILMAAIWSFATLMCGFASDYQEMFVARFFIGVGEAAYGSVGLAVVLSIFPPQQRSTITGAFLAGSMVGSVLGIGLGGVLATHFGWRASFVGMAIYGIALTAVYALVVRPGRLESPRPAAGSDQRQVLPPLRSLFSTSSVLSIYIGSGLQLFAIAALLTWLPSYLSRFYDMPLTKAGAVAAIFMLCTAVGMPLCGAIADRLCHGSPTRKIRLTMGYCLLCSALLTVAFQLPVGIAQLVMIGLAMFIGGGIVGPSGTMVADLTPPALHSTAMATLAIANNLLGMAPGPFVTGLLADRIGLASALQLLPLAGVAAALVLMVGVRNYQQDLQRVCVQPCS; via the coding sequence ATGGAAGTACGCAGTGACACCTGGCGACGTGTCGCACGACCCTACGCCTGGGTGGTCTTCGCCCTGACCTTCGGCCTGTTGCTGTCAGACTTCATGTCCCGACAGGTACTAACGGTGGTTTTCCCGCAGCTGAAAGCTGAGTGGGGTCTCTCCGATTCCGAACTCGGCGCCCTCTCCGGCGTCGTCGCCATCGCCGTCGGCGTGCTGGCCTTCCCTCTGTCGGTCGTCGCTGATCGCCTCGGTCGCATCCGCAGCCTGATCCTCATGGCCGCGATCTGGAGCTTCGCCACCCTGATGTGTGGTTTTGCCTCCGACTATCAAGAGATGTTCGTGGCGCGCTTTTTCATTGGCGTCGGTGAAGCGGCCTACGGCAGCGTCGGCCTTGCCGTGGTGCTGAGCATTTTTCCGCCGCAGCAAAGGTCCACGATCACCGGCGCGTTCCTGGCCGGGAGCATGGTCGGTTCCGTACTTGGCATTGGCCTCGGTGGCGTCCTGGCGACACATTTCGGCTGGCGTGCGTCCTTCGTTGGCATGGCGATTTATGGTATCGCGCTGACGGCGGTGTATGCGCTGGTCGTCAGGCCTGGCCGCCTTGAATCGCCGCGCCCGGCTGCCGGCTCGGATCAGCGTCAGGTTCTTCCTCCGCTCAGGAGCCTGTTCTCGACGTCTTCCGTCTTGAGCATCTACATCGGCAGCGGCCTGCAATTGTTCGCCATCGCCGCCCTGCTGACCTGGCTGCCCAGCTACCTGAGTCGCTTCTACGACATGCCGCTGACGAAAGCCGGTGCGGTCGCGGCCATTTTCATGCTCTGCACGGCGGTCGGCATGCCTCTGTGTGGCGCCATCGCCGACCGCTTGTGCCACGGTTCGCCGACGCGAAAAATCAGATTGACCATGGGGTACTGCCTGCTCTGCAGTGCGCTGTTGACCGTGGCCTTTCAACTGCCGGTGGGCATTGCTCAACTGGTCATGATTGGCCTGGCGATGTTCATTGGCGGTGGCATCGTCGGCCCGTCCGGCACCATGGTCGCCGACCTGACGCCACCTGCCTTGCACAGCACCGCGATGGCCACGCTGGCCATTGCCAACAACCTGCTGGGCATGGCTCCGGGCCCCTTCGTCACCGGTTTGCTCGCCGATCGCATCGGCCTGGCCTCAGCGCTGCAACTGCTGCCATTGGCTGGCGTTGCCGCCGCGCTGGTCCTGATGGTGGGCGTGCGCAACTACCAACAGGATCTTCAGCGCGTCTGTGTTCAACCCTGCTCCTGA
- a CDS encoding DUF1329 domain-containing protein — MKFAYTLMAASLAMALAGPTHAAVDASEAAKLGTQLTLVGAEKAGNADGSIPAYQGGLTTPPASFKTGDKSRPDPFASEKPVLVIDGKNVDQYKGQLTAVTAELVKRYPSFRVEVFPTHRTAALPKGVLDNTVKNATAARSTEGGNSIENALPGIPFPIPKTGAEAIWNHLLRYQGVNLQVKYDNWNVDSAGVASLATTGIAQINYAAYDDLSKQLAAADTYYQTKLTFTGPARRAGEAVMLRDSVNPLVQPRRGWQYLPGQRRVKLAPSLAYDTPNPGSAGASTWDDSFVFNGALDRFDWKLVGKQEVIVPYNTYRVTYQRDLKPVMTPNHLAPEFVRWEKHRVWVVEATLKPGARHIYAKRRFYLDEDTWVALASDQYDANGQLYRGVYSFLSQSYDQQVPDASPYLIYDLVGGTYSAVGFPGPYGGIKYSEALSKTQWAPESLAGAGIR; from the coding sequence ATGAAATTCGCCTATACCCTGATGGCCGCTTCCCTGGCCATGGCCCTTGCCGGGCCGACCCACGCTGCTGTCGATGCCTCGGAAGCTGCGAAACTGGGCACTCAATTGACCCTGGTCGGTGCCGAAAAAGCCGGTAATGCCGACGGTTCCATTCCTGCGTATCAGGGGGGCTTGACTACCCCGCCGGCCAGCTTCAAGACGGGCGACAAATCGCGCCCTGATCCGTTCGCTTCTGAAAAGCCAGTGCTGGTGATCGATGGCAAGAACGTGGATCAATACAAGGGCCAACTGACCGCAGTGACCGCCGAACTGGTCAAGCGTTATCCGAGCTTCCGTGTCGAGGTGTTCCCGACCCACCGCACGGCCGCGTTGCCTAAAGGCGTGCTGGACAACACAGTAAAAAATGCCACTGCGGCGCGCTCCACCGAAGGCGGCAACTCCATCGAAAATGCGCTGCCAGGCATTCCATTTCCGATCCCGAAGACAGGCGCCGAAGCCATCTGGAACCACTTGCTGCGCTACCAGGGCGTCAATCTCCAGGTCAAGTATGACAACTGGAACGTCGACTCCGCGGGTGTTGCCAGTCTGGCCACGACCGGTATCGCGCAGATCAACTACGCCGCCTATGACGACCTGTCCAAACAGCTGGCGGCCGCGGACACTTATTACCAGACCAAATTGACCTTCACCGGCCCGGCCCGTCGTGCCGGTGAGGCTGTGATGCTGCGCGACTCGGTCAACCCGCTGGTGCAACCGCGCCGTGGCTGGCAATACCTGCCGGGGCAACGCCGCGTGAAACTGGCACCGAGCCTGGCCTACGACACGCCTAACCCGGGCAGCGCCGGGGCCTCAACGTGGGACGACTCCTTTGTGTTCAACGGTGCGCTGGATCGCTTTGACTGGAAACTGGTGGGCAAACAGGAAGTGATCGTTCCGTACAACACTTACCGTGTGACGTACCAGCGCGATTTGAAACCGGTAATGACCCCCAACCATTTGGCCCCCGAGTTCGTTCGTTGGGAAAAACATCGGGTGTGGGTGGTCGAGGCGACGCTCAAGCCGGGGGCACGGCACATTTACGCCAAGCGCCGCTTCTATCTGGATGAAGACACCTGGGTCGCTCTGGCATCCGACCAATACGATGCCAACGGCCAGCTGTACCGCGGCGTCTACAGCTTCCTCAGCCAAAGCTACGACCAACAGGTGCCGGATGCCTCGCCTTATCTGATTTACGATCTGGTCGGCGGCACCTACAGCGCCGTCGGCTTCCCAGGCCCATACGGCGGTATCAAGTACAGCGAGGCGCTGAGCAAGACCCAGTGGGCACCGGAATCGCTGGCAGGTGCCGGTATCCGTTAA
- a CDS encoding 3-keto-5-aminohexanoate cleavage protein — translation MNFLDGSMYPENQQKLVITAAPFAPSWIPADFPEEIPVTMEEHIQMAVDCYNAGATVLHLHVRELDGKGSKRLSMFNELIAGVRETVPDMIIQVGGSISFAPEDDGDVAKWLSDDTRHMLAELSPKPDQVTIAINSNQMNVVEQMLEADIAGTSMGTPEGFRAYREMTIPAGPEWVEEHIKRLSANGIQTQFQLGNIPSFETVERMMRRGVCNVPLILTWVAIGGGADSPNLYNLANFVRACPDGSVLTLESSVLNVLPLNVMAIALGLHVRCGTEDNIWTQSRDRKMGTVEQIEQLVRISREMGREIANGKEAREIYKIGTFYKDADETLAENGFAPNRKSGQKGFTQFG, via the coding sequence ATGAACTTTCTTGACGGATCCATGTACCCCGAAAACCAGCAAAAACTAGTCATTACCGCCGCCCCGTTTGCACCTTCCTGGATTCCAGCGGACTTCCCGGAAGAGATTCCAGTCACGATGGAAGAACACATTCAGATGGCCGTCGACTGCTACAACGCCGGGGCCACGGTGCTACACCTGCATGTGCGCGAGTTGGACGGCAAGGGCTCCAAGCGTCTGTCCATGTTCAACGAGTTGATCGCCGGCGTGCGCGAAACCGTGCCGGACATGATCATCCAGGTCGGTGGCTCGATCTCCTTCGCCCCGGAAGATGATGGCGATGTTGCCAAGTGGCTGTCGGACGATACGCGGCACATGCTCGCCGAACTCTCGCCCAAGCCCGATCAGGTGACGATTGCGATCAACAGCAACCAGATGAACGTCGTCGAGCAAATGCTCGAGGCCGACATTGCCGGTACCAGCATGGGCACGCCCGAGGGCTTTCGTGCCTATCGCGAGATGACCATCCCGGCCGGCCCGGAATGGGTCGAGGAGCACATCAAGCGCCTGTCGGCCAACGGCATTCAAACGCAATTCCAGCTCGGCAACATCCCTTCATTCGAAACCGTCGAGCGGATGATGCGCCGCGGCGTCTGCAACGTGCCGCTGATCCTCACCTGGGTGGCGATTGGTGGTGGTGCCGACTCCCCTAACCTCTACAACCTGGCGAATTTCGTGCGTGCCTGTCCGGACGGTTCCGTGCTGACACTGGAATCCTCCGTCCTCAACGTGCTGCCACTGAACGTGATGGCGATTGCCCTGGGCCTGCATGTGCGTTGCGGCACCGAGGACAACATCTGGACCCAAAGCCGCGATCGCAAGATGGGCACAGTGGAGCAGATCGAGCAACTGGTGCGCATTTCCCGGGAAATGGGTCGCGAAATTGCCAACGGCAAAGAGGCTCGCGAGATCTACAAGATCGGCACGTTCTACAAGGACGCTGATGAGACGCTGGCCGAGAACGGCTTCGCGCCTAACCGCAAATCCGGTCAGAAAGGCTTTACCCAATTCGGCTAA
- a CDS encoding AMP-binding protein, translating to MTQSFTTARHWQQSYDARVPADINPDTWPSVVAMAEDAMQRYASHTAFHCYDRSLSYADVDSQSGAFAAYLQHLGVQRGDRIAVMLPNIPAFPVAMFGVLRAGAAQVNVNPTYTPQELLHQLNDAGAQVIVIIASALPALEAILVSTTIKKVIVVQPRDTLDGPVGTGDFDIPSSSAFPMTRFTAALHEGGKLPLTPVELTGDDLLFLQYTGGTTGPSKGAALSHRNLIANIMQARAFLPDMFDPDGNNVVVTALPLFHVFALTINLLIGFSAGAENWLVPDARNSDDLVGTLIKARPTLLTGVNTLYGALVRHPRIGEVDFSRLRLAIGGGAAVLPATSTLWKNITGQEILEGYGLSETSAILCLNVMGRSQFSAAVGLPLPSTDIVLLKDDDQPAELGEAGEICAKGPQIISGYWHKPTANANAFTADGYFRTGDIGIFAANGLLKIVDRKKDLIIVSGFNVYPNEVEVVVASCTGVSECAVIGMPDERSGESVCLYVVKAANATLDEALLIEHCRAHLAAYKVPRQVRFLSALPKSTVGKILRKDLRVLATAGSPTEATMAS from the coding sequence ATGACCCAATCATTCACCACCGCCCGTCATTGGCAACAGAGTTACGACGCCCGCGTACCGGCGGATATCAACCCCGACACCTGGCCTTCGGTGGTCGCGATGGCCGAAGATGCCATGCAGCGTTACGCCAGCCACACGGCATTTCACTGCTACGACCGTTCACTCAGCTATGCCGATGTCGACTCGCAGTCAGGCGCGTTTGCCGCTTACCTGCAACATCTTGGTGTGCAACGTGGCGACCGTATTGCGGTGATGCTGCCGAACATCCCGGCGTTTCCCGTCGCCATGTTTGGCGTCCTGCGGGCCGGTGCGGCGCAGGTCAATGTCAACCCGACGTACACCCCGCAAGAACTCTTGCACCAGCTCAACGATGCCGGGGCCCAGGTCATTGTCATCATCGCCAGTGCCCTCCCTGCACTGGAAGCGATCCTGGTCAGCACGACCATCAAAAAAGTCATCGTGGTACAGCCGCGCGACACTCTGGACGGGCCCGTCGGAACCGGCGATTTTGACATCCCGTCATCATCGGCATTTCCAATGACGCGTTTCACCGCTGCCCTGCACGAGGGCGGCAAGCTACCGCTGACACCGGTCGAGCTGACGGGCGATGACTTGCTCTTTCTGCAATACACCGGCGGGACGACTGGCCCCTCGAAAGGTGCTGCGTTGTCTCACCGCAACCTCATCGCCAACATCATGCAGGCGCGGGCATTTCTACCCGACATGTTTGACCCCGACGGAAACAACGTGGTGGTCACGGCGCTGCCGCTGTTCCACGTGTTTGCCCTGACGATCAATCTGCTGATCGGTTTTTCGGCCGGGGCCGAGAACTGGCTGGTCCCCGATGCACGCAACAGCGATGACCTGGTCGGTACGTTGATCAAGGCTCGGCCGACGCTGCTGACCGGGGTCAATACCCTGTACGGCGCGCTGGTACGCCACCCGCGCATTGGTGAAGTGGATTTCTCGCGCCTGCGCCTGGCCATCGGCGGCGGAGCAGCGGTATTGCCGGCTACCTCGACGCTGTGGAAGAACATCACCGGCCAGGAAATACTCGAAGGCTACGGCCTCTCCGAAACCTCGGCCATCCTGTGCCTGAATGTCATGGGTCGCAGCCAGTTCTCGGCGGCCGTCGGACTGCCATTGCCGTCGACCGACATCGTGTTGCTCAAGGATGATGATCAACCCGCCGAGTTAGGCGAGGCGGGAGAAATTTGCGCCAAGGGGCCGCAGATCATATCCGGCTACTGGCACAAGCCCACTGCCAACGCCAACGCGTTCACCGCCGATGGTTACTTTCGCACCGGTGACATCGGCATCTTTGCCGCCAACGGCCTGCTCAAGATCGTCGATCGCAAAAAGGACTTGATCATTGTCTCGGGTTTCAACGTTTACCCCAACGAGGTCGAGGTCGTCGTCGCCAGTTGCACAGGTGTCAGCGAATGCGCCGTGATCGGCATGCCGGATGAGCGCAGCGGGGAATCCGTGTGCCTGTACGTCGTCAAAGCCGCCAACGCCACGCTTGATGAAGCCCTCCTGATCGAACACTGCCGTGCCCACCTGGCGGCCTACAAAGTACCTCGCCAGGTGCGGTTCCTTTCGGCGTTGCCCAAGTCCACGGTGGGCAAGATATTGCGCAAGGACTTGCGCGTACTTGCTACTGCGGGCAGTCCGACTGAAGCGACCATGGCCAGTTGA
- a CDS encoding AraC family transcriptional regulator: MDAFVRAATLKNYTEIAQSLGLNPGEMLRGVGLTPVMLNDPECMLPLEAALKLLESSAAQSSCPAFGLRMADARRLSDLGAISLLFSHQRTLRDMLLTSIEYRHLLNRTLAMNLETVGNTVLIRDEIMAEAGVPKRQAAELAIGILHRTCKSLMGSQWHPHSIHFSHEAPASQQEHTRFFRCRVVFDAEFDGIVCDAEDIDQLNPQADPAMAVYARQFMDSMADASEHSVIFDVRKAIYLLMPVGRATINQVAYAKGVSVRTLQRELDEAGLTFSELLNAVRRELALHYMANKNYSLQRVGMMIGYAVPTSFTRWFCTEFGCSPREWRNRSKQAGNDSST; encoded by the coding sequence ATGGACGCGTTTGTACGGGCTGCAACCCTCAAGAACTACACGGAGATTGCCCAGAGCCTCGGTCTGAATCCGGGCGAGATGCTGCGTGGCGTCGGCCTGACTCCCGTCATGTTGAATGACCCGGAATGCATGCTGCCGCTGGAGGCGGCACTCAAGCTGCTGGAGTCCTCCGCGGCTCAATCATCCTGCCCGGCCTTTGGCCTGCGCATGGCAGACGCTCGACGACTCTCGGATCTCGGCGCCATCAGCTTGCTATTCAGTCATCAGCGCACACTGCGAGACATGCTGCTCACCAGCATCGAGTATCGACACCTGCTCAACCGAACACTGGCCATGAACCTGGAAACGGTGGGAAACACGGTGCTGATCCGCGATGAAATCATGGCTGAGGCGGGCGTACCCAAGCGCCAGGCGGCCGAACTGGCGATCGGCATACTGCATCGCACCTGCAAATCGCTGATGGGCAGTCAATGGCATCCGCATAGCATTCATTTCAGCCATGAGGCCCCGGCAAGCCAGCAGGAGCACACGCGATTCTTTCGTTGCCGGGTCGTGTTCGACGCTGAGTTCGATGGCATCGTTTGCGACGCCGAGGATATTGATCAACTCAATCCCCAGGCCGACCCGGCGATGGCTGTTTACGCTCGCCAGTTCATGGATTCGATGGCAGACGCCAGCGAGCACTCGGTGATTTTCGATGTGCGCAAGGCAATCTATTTGCTGATGCCGGTCGGGCGCGCCACCATCAATCAGGTTGCCTATGCCAAAGGCGTTAGCGTGCGAACCCTGCAACGAGAACTCGATGAGGCCGGCCTGACATTTTCCGAACTTCTCAACGCTGTGCGTCGCGAACTCGCCTTGCATTACATGGCAAACAAAAATTATTCCCTGCAGCGTGTGGGCATGATGATCGGTTACGCGGTTCCGACGTCGTTTACGCGCTGGTTTTGCACTGAATTCGGTTGTTCGCCACGGGAATGGCGCAACCGCAGCAAGCAGGCTGGCAACGATTCATCCACCTGA
- a CDS encoding SDR family NAD(P)-dependent oxidoreductase → MKMNGRVALITGGAGGLGQAIALRMASEGANVVICDINEAALETTRGMIEELGAQCLAVRCDVSSSAEVNAMFDRIDARFGTLHILVNNAALVPDKPHDDERRKRHYALVTQPLPRQSLEITRNMDDAEWKRFWTVNVDGVFYCTRAALQRMEPQGYGKIINIASIAGISAMGAHSPHYSAAKGAVIAFTRAVAYEVAGANVQVNAICPGGVQTPAFERYLEQQSPEQLSVFKQVMPLGRLGKGEEYAALVSHLASDECYLVGSIINAGGGTYI, encoded by the coding sequence ATGAAAATGAATGGTCGAGTTGCGTTGATCACCGGTGGTGCAGGTGGGTTGGGCCAGGCGATTGCCCTGCGCATGGCCAGCGAAGGGGCCAATGTGGTGATTTGCGATATCAACGAGGCGGCGCTTGAAACCACACGCGGCATGATCGAGGAGCTGGGCGCGCAATGCCTGGCAGTGCGATGTGATGTCTCGTCGAGCGCTGAAGTGAACGCCATGTTCGACCGGATCGATGCGCGATTCGGCACGCTGCACATCCTCGTCAACAATGCTGCGTTGGTGCCGGACAAACCCCATGATGACGAGCGACGCAAGCGCCATTACGCGCTGGTGACCCAACCGCTGCCCCGTCAGTCGCTGGAGATCACTCGCAACATGGACGATGCAGAATGGAAGCGCTTCTGGACGGTAAACGTCGACGGCGTTTTCTATTGCACCCGCGCCGCCTTGCAGCGCATGGAGCCCCAGGGCTACGGCAAAATCATCAACATCGCCAGCATTGCCGGCATTTCCGCCATGGGCGCGCACAGCCCGCATTACTCGGCAGCCAAAGGTGCGGTTATCGCCTTCACCCGTGCGGTGGCCTATGAAGTGGCCGGCGCCAATGTGCAGGTCAATGCGATCTGTCCGGGTGGCGTCCAGACGCCAGCCTTCGAGCGCTACCTGGAACAGCAATCGCCCGAGCAACTCAGTGTGTTCAAACAGGTCATGCCGCTGGGGCGTTTGGGCAAGGGCGAGGAGTACGCGGCGCTGGTGTCCCACCTGGCGTCGGACGAGTGTTACCTGGTCGGTTCGATCATCAACGCCGGTGGCGGCACCTACATCTGA